From Candidatus Neomarinimicrobiota bacterium, the proteins below share one genomic window:
- a CDS encoding flagellar basal body rod protein FlgC, whose amino-acid sequence MKIQGLFTIFNHVARGMTDELTRLETVSENISNANQIAAEGEPLYHRKSVDPRSRKQSFGSFFRDSALKLRRTSGGHISGISDRVSWYGERWPESRTIEHPNERVVYDPTHPKANAQGYVRTPDINIVQEMMDMITATRSYEANSTVLGAAKQIAKRTLEL is encoded by the coding sequence ATGAAAATTCAAGGCCTGTTTACCATCTTCAACCATGTAGCTCGCGGGATGACCGACGAGTTAACCCGGTTGGAGACGGTCTCAGAAAACATTTCCAACGCCAACCAGATTGCCGCCGAAGGCGAGCCCCTTTACCATCGCAAATCGGTGGACCCCCGAAGCCGCAAGCAGTCCTTCGGGTCGTTCTTCCGGGACTCGGCGCTCAAATTACGGCGCACAAGCGGTGGCCACATATCCGGAATCAGCGACCGGGTCTCCTGGTATGGTGAGCGCTGGCCTGAAAGCCGGACTATCGAGCATCCCAATGAGCGGGTGGTCTACGATCCCACCCACCCCAAGGCGAACGCCCAGGGCTATGTGCGGACTCCCGACATTAATATCGTTCAGGAAATGATGGATATGATCACTGCTACCAGATCCTACGAGGCCAATTCGACCGTGCTGGGGGCGGCGAAGCAGATCGCCAAGCGGACGCTGGAGCTCTGA
- the fliE gene encoding flagellar hook-basal body complex protein FliE: protein MKIPDNPVRIDPTGATGASGSQQPGRKPGDVRFSDQLKELLSSVNAKQAEASEKVSDVVTGESEDLHSAMIALEEASISFQLMLEIRNKMLEAYQEINRMNI from the coding sequence ATGAAGATTCCCGACAATCCAGTACGCATTGATCCCACCGGAGCAACAGGTGCTTCCGGGTCACAACAGCCGGGCCGCAAGCCCGGCGATGTTCGCTTCAGCGACCAACTTAAGGAGCTGCTCAGCTCGGTAAATGCCAAACAGGCTGAGGCCAGTGAGAAGGTATCTGACGTGGTGACGGGGGAATCAGAAGACCTCCATTCCGCCATGATCGCCTTGGAAGAGGCCAGTATCAGCTTCCAACTGATGTTGGAGATCAGAAACAAGATGCTGGAGGCCTACCAGGAAATCAACCGGATGAACATCTAA
- the fliF gene encoding flagellar M-ring protein FliF yields the protein MPPLIQQFREIIQGMSVGQRIALFTVIIGVISSLVVLSLWANRPEYALLYSNLAAEDASEIVNTLRDDGVPYRLSSGGRTIHVPADQVSEYRLTFAAEGVATGSITGFELFDEQRMGMTTFMQRVNYQRALEGELVRTLNQMNEVRSSRVHLVIPEKRFFEEADHATASVVLHLEAGAFLTPRRIHGIAALIGNSVPDLSPENVTIVDAGGKLLSEAFRDGGEVSASSRNWDIRRSVEVGLQQKAQELLDDVLGPGRSIVKVSAELNFEQLERTLETYGTDEAAVLSEERNVEHHIGQDTTSRSIEQTVTNYELDKTLEHFVASTGDIRRLTVAVLIDHRIVPNGDGDETAYLPRSPEELASIEALVSDALGIDEARGDQVTVENLEFDHQQELAELASIQKVERDAKQSKWINGILVVAAVIISLYLLLRVLRSTTAQFAEALALPGKRIGVLVGGPEDIEGIPGAAGALEARGEVEVVADEFLMKLSPEARAQLEVQDRVTTEVTKFVEENPEGAAQLIRIWTSGLVSEEA from the coding sequence ATGCCTCCACTGATTCAGCAATTCAGAGAGATTATTCAAGGAATGAGCGTTGGACAGCGCATCGCGCTGTTCACGGTCATTATCGGGGTCATCAGCTCGCTGGTGGTTTTATCGCTGTGGGCGAATCGGCCCGAATACGCGCTGCTGTACAGCAATCTGGCGGCCGAAGATGCAAGCGAAATCGTCAACACGCTGCGCGATGACGGCGTACCCTATCGTTTGTCATCAGGGGGCAGGACGATTCACGTGCCCGCCGATCAAGTCTCCGAATATCGGCTCACCTTCGCGGCTGAGGGCGTGGCCACTGGTTCCATCACGGGCTTCGAACTGTTCGATGAGCAGCGCATGGGGATGACTACTTTCATGCAGCGGGTCAATTATCAGCGCGCGTTGGAAGGGGAACTTGTCCGTACTCTCAACCAGATGAATGAGGTTCGCTCGAGCCGTGTGCATCTGGTAATTCCAGAGAAGAGATTTTTTGAAGAAGCGGATCATGCAACGGCCTCGGTTGTGCTCCACCTTGAGGCCGGCGCCTTTCTGACGCCGCGACGCATCCACGGGATTGCTGCCCTGATCGGCAATAGCGTACCCGATTTGAGCCCGGAGAATGTTACCATAGTGGATGCCGGCGGCAAGCTGCTTTCGGAAGCTTTCCGGGATGGCGGAGAGGTTTCGGCAAGCAGCCGCAACTGGGATATCAGGCGCTCGGTGGAGGTCGGCCTGCAGCAGAAGGCCCAAGAGCTCCTGGACGACGTTCTGGGGCCCGGACGGTCCATCGTGAAAGTATCGGCCGAGCTCAACTTCGAGCAGCTGGAGCGGACCCTGGAAACCTACGGCACCGACGAAGCCGCTGTGCTCAGTGAAGAGCGCAATGTTGAGCATCACATCGGCCAGGATACCACCAGCCGAAGCATCGAGCAGACGGTGACCAACTACGAACTGGACAAGACCCTCGAGCATTTTGTGGCCAGTACGGGCGATATCCGGCGGCTAACGGTGGCCGTCCTGATCGATCACCGGATTGTGCCAAATGGCGACGGCGACGAGACTGCCTACCTCCCGCGATCACCGGAGGAACTGGCCAGCATCGAGGCGCTCGTTTCCGATGCGCTGGGTATTGACGAGGCCAGGGGCGACCAAGTGACGGTTGAAAATTTGGAATTTGACCACCAACAGGAGTTGGCCGAATTGGCGTCTATTCAAAAAGTTGAGCGAGACGCTAAGCAGAGCAAATGGATCAATGGAATCCTAGTTGTCGCGGCGGTCATTATTTCGCTGTACCTGCTGTTGAGAGTGTTGCGCTCTACGACAGCCCAATTCGCGGAAGCCCTGGCGCTTCCCGGCAAGCGGATAGGTGTCCTGGTCGGTGGCCCTGAAGATATCGAGGGTATACCCGGTGCAGCTGGTGCCCTTGAGGCCCGGGGAGAGGTGGAAGTTGTGGCCGACGAATTTCTCATGAAACTGTCTCCGGAGGCCCGGGCGCAGCTTGAAGTGCAGGACCGGGTAACCACTGAAGTGACAAAATTTGTGGAGGAAAATCCTGAAGGCGCTGCCCAGCTGATCCGTATCTGGACGTCGGGCTTGGTGTCTGAAGAGGCATAG
- the fliG gene encoding flagellar motor switch protein FliG, translating into MSEEFTEQSVEVTPPAEESSEPEESALVEEAVLPTTSGDLSPIERAGVLLIALGVTTSAAVLKHLPESEVESLSIELAKLKNVPSEQLQQVINEFHEMMLARQYVSQGGLEYARQVLEKAWGMRRADEILKRIEAATEVSAFFLLQTVDDAQLLSFLQDEHPQTAALILANLKPKQAANILSQLSEELQNEIAFRLATMEKTSPEMVKEIENVLREQLGDVFGADMRSTGGAYAVAEILNSASRAAEKNILDHMRERDPELALEITNLMFLFEDLITLADESIQKIIKEVDTKTLALSLKATSTELQDKVYNNMSDRAGGMLKDELEFLGAVRVSEVEEAQSAILDVVRRLDDANEITIARGGESEELIA; encoded by the coding sequence ATGAGCGAAGAATTCACGGAGCAGAGCGTGGAGGTAACTCCTCCGGCGGAGGAAAGCTCCGAGCCGGAGGAAAGCGCGCTGGTTGAAGAGGCAGTGCTGCCAACTACCTCTGGAGATTTGTCGCCGATTGAGCGGGCGGGCGTATTGCTCATCGCCCTCGGGGTGACGACTTCCGCAGCCGTATTGAAACATCTACCCGAATCGGAGGTGGAAAGTCTCTCTATCGAGCTGGCCAAGCTGAAAAACGTACCGTCCGAACAACTACAGCAGGTCATCAACGAGTTTCATGAGATGATGCTGGCCCGCCAGTATGTCTCTCAGGGTGGCCTCGAGTACGCGAGGCAGGTTCTGGAAAAGGCATGGGGTATGCGTCGGGCTGACGAAATACTCAAGCGCATCGAGGCGGCAACCGAGGTGAGCGCCTTCTTTCTGTTGCAGACGGTGGATGACGCCCAACTGCTCAGCTTCCTTCAGGATGAGCATCCTCAGACGGCGGCACTCATCTTGGCCAATCTCAAGCCCAAGCAGGCTGCGAACATCCTCTCCCAGCTCTCCGAAGAACTGCAGAACGAAATCGCGTTCCGACTGGCTACCATGGAAAAGACTTCTCCAGAAATGGTTAAGGAAATTGAAAACGTCCTACGCGAGCAGCTGGGCGATGTTTTCGGCGCAGATATGCGCAGCACCGGTGGCGCATATGCGGTGGCGGAGATACTGAATAGTGCCAGCCGAGCCGCGGAGAAGAATATTCTGGACCACATGCGTGAGCGGGATCCCGAACTGGCCCTGGAGATAACCAACCTGATGTTCCTGTTCGAAGACCTGATAACTCTCGCTGATGAAAGTATTCAGAAGATTATCAAGGAGGTGGATACCAAGACGCTTGCCCTGTCTCTGAAAGCTACCAGCACCGAACTGCAGGACAAGGTCTATAACAATATGTCCGACAGGGCTGGCGGTATGCTCAAGGACGAGCTGGAGTTCTTGGGTGCGGTGCGGGTGTCCGAAGTCGAGGAAGCCCAGAGTGCAATACTGGATGTGGTCCGCCGGTTGGATGACGCCAATGAAATAACCATTGCCCGTGGCGGCGAATCAGAGGAACTCATAGCGTGA
- a CDS encoding FliI/YscN family ATPase yields MTAPDHLQARINGRLDRLDVLEPYRVDGRVTEVVGLVVEATCPDGSVGDMCTIDVEGGDPIRAEVMGFRDGKMLLMPLDVTMGVSVGSKVTLSADTLTIPVGPQLLGRIVDGLGQPIDGKGPIQFERYQPVYSPPPDPMSRKIISEPFSTGIRSIDGLLTIGRGQRIGIFSGSGVGKSVLLGMIARHTNAEVNVIGLIGERGREVREFIERDLGGEALRHAVVVVATSDQAAQIRVKAAMAATAIAEYFRDRGQEVMLLMDSLTRVAMAQREIGLAVGEPPTTKGYTPSVFAFLPRLLERAGTNARASITGLYSVLVESDDLNDPIADAARSLLDGHIVLSRALANRGQYPAVDVLQSISRLRREVTDEEQDQAVRQVVELLSIYQDSEDLINIGAYSPGSNPRIDYAIANIAKVNAYLSQDGQLKSNVISAREDLQALTAAMEASLDQE; encoded by the coding sequence ATGACCGCGCCCGATCACCTGCAGGCACGAATCAACGGCCGCCTTGATCGCCTCGATGTGTTGGAGCCGTACCGCGTGGACGGCCGTGTAACGGAAGTAGTCGGTCTGGTGGTGGAGGCGACCTGTCCCGACGGTTCCGTCGGTGACATGTGCACCATCGATGTGGAAGGGGGCGACCCCATACGCGCTGAGGTGATGGGCTTCCGTGACGGCAAGATGCTGCTCATGCCCCTGGACGTGACGATGGGTGTGTCCGTGGGGAGCAAGGTCACCCTCAGCGCCGACACTCTCACTATTCCGGTGGGGCCGCAGCTGCTGGGACGCATCGTGGACGGCCTGGGGCAACCCATCGATGGCAAGGGCCCGATCCAGTTTGAGCGTTACCAACCCGTTTACAGCCCGCCGCCCGACCCCATGAGCCGCAAAATTATTTCCGAACCTTTTTCCACAGGCATTCGATCCATCGATGGCCTGCTTACCATTGGACGCGGCCAGCGCATAGGCATTTTTTCCGGCAGCGGTGTGGGCAAGAGTGTCTTGCTGGGCATGATCGCCCGGCACACCAACGCCGAGGTCAACGTAATCGGGCTCATTGGTGAGCGTGGCCGCGAGGTGCGGGAGTTCATCGAAAGAGACCTTGGCGGTGAGGCCCTTCGGCATGCCGTGGTGGTGGTAGCCACTTCTGATCAGGCCGCCCAGATCCGGGTGAAGGCTGCCATGGCCGCGACGGCTATTGCCGAATACTTCCGGGACCGTGGCCAGGAGGTGATGCTGCTCATGGATTCGCTTACCAGGGTGGCCATGGCCCAACGGGAGATCGGACTGGCAGTGGGTGAACCCCCTACCACCAAGGGCTACACCCCCTCAGTATTTGCCTTCCTGCCCCGACTGCTCGAGCGGGCTGGAACCAATGCCCGGGCCAGCATCACGGGGCTATACTCGGTTCTGGTGGAAAGCGATGATTTGAACGATCCCATTGCCGATGCTGCCCGCTCCCTGCTGGATGGTCACATCGTGCTCTCGCGGGCGCTGGCAAATCGCGGCCAATATCCGGCCGTAGACGTGCTTCAAAGTATTAGCCGCCTGCGGCGCGAGGTCACAGACGAAGAGCAAGACCAGGCGGTCCGGCAGGTCGTGGAACTGCTATCTATCTATCAGGATTCTGAGGATCTTATCAACATCGGGGCCTACAGCCCCGGCAGCAATCCCCGCATTGACTATGCCATTGCAAATATCGCCAAGGTGAATGCCTACCTGAGTCAGGACGGCCAACTCAAGTCGAATGTGATTTCAGCCCGGGAAGACCTGCAAGCGCTCACTGCGGCAATGGAGGCTAGCCTTGACCAGGAATAA
- the fliJ gene encoding flagellar export protein FliJ: MTRNKRGFRYGRLLNVKGLLLNLKSIALREKEQSHGIRKEKLSSIQAQKQVHLKLAAPAGDDGNHELSTRDLQVKTWYTEQLNEDLRRQIHEVRLAENQVEEQRKIVAESARDKKSLEKLKERQDLLARIELGRAEQKDLDELAGRKHSDRSGTGQS, from the coding sequence TTGACCAGGAATAAGCGGGGTTTCAGGTACGGCCGGCTGCTGAATGTAAAAGGCCTGCTGCTGAATCTGAAGTCCATCGCACTGCGGGAAAAGGAGCAGTCTCACGGCATCCGAAAGGAGAAGCTGAGCAGCATTCAGGCCCAAAAGCAGGTTCATCTAAAACTCGCTGCGCCAGCCGGGGATGATGGAAACCATGAACTCTCCACCCGCGACCTGCAGGTAAAGACATGGTACACCGAGCAGCTCAACGAGGATCTTCGGCGTCAAATTCATGAGGTTCGCCTCGCCGAAAACCAAGTTGAGGAGCAGCGCAAAATCGTGGCCGAATCGGCCCGGGACAAGAAATCCCTGGAGAAGTTGAAGGAGCGGCAGGACCTGCTGGCACGTATTGAATTGGGTCGGGCAGAGCAGAAAGATTTGGACGAACTCGCCGGACGCAAGCATTCCGACCGTAGTGGGACGGGCCAATCATGA